The nucleotide sequence CGACGATAAGATAAGGTGATAAAGCCCAAAAGAGTCTGATTGTAGTTCCACCACTATACACGGCTCAATGAACCCGCAGTTGGGGATACTAGCGGCCATCGAAGGATTGGGCCTCATTAAGATCCCCAAAAGGGTTGATCAACCCATGAGAAATAATCAAGAGGAGTATTGCAAATATCACAAAACTCGTGGCCACTCTATTAACTAGTGTAGAGAATTGAAAAATTAGATTGAGGCACTTATCTAGGAAGGGCATTTTCAAATATATGTGGTGAAGAAGTAGATGATCAGGCACCTTATAGGAAGGAAGAAAAGCCGAAGGGCTAAGATATGTGGAACCAAAAATGAGGGGAAAATGGATGACAAACAAGCTCTTCCTGTAACATCctacatcgagcgataggaaggatcagatcaacttaccctgatggatctacgcgaacttcccaagggtcacccatccttgaactacCCTagcttaagcacgcttaactcgagaattctttatccacattcaacccaaaagatatctagctgatgttgtttccttccttattatCCTTGATGTATATACTAGCCTCTCTAGAGTCCTTTTTTAGACCTAATCTTAGGCTCTCGGAGTATTACATTTCCCCTAGATAACAAGTCGACTCATCAGGCCATTCATGTCTTTTCCAACAGTGAGACCTTAGTTGGAGACACCTCCTATTCTTGAAAAGCCTACGCTTATCAGGCCTATTAGGTGAATTCGGTGATGAAAGTGCAAGACTATGAAGAACCGATTGTTTTTACTCCCGCAAACAGGGGAGACGTGATTACTCCCCATGATAATTTTATGGTAATTTCAGTTGTCATTGCAAAACACTCCATTGGGAGAATCTTGGTCAATAGTGGTAGTTTACTCAACCTTATCTTCTGGAACTACTTTGAGCAGATGCACATCTCCCATGATCAGCTAAGAAAAGTCTCTTCCTCTTTGTATAGTTTCACCGGGGAGACGGTGCTTGTCGCCAGCTCGATTCAGTTGCCAGTCATGCTAGGCATGACTCGACAAGCCAATTTCATGGTAGTGAAAACCTCTTCAACTGCTTACAATGTGACTTTGAAATGCCCCCTACTCAATGATATGAAGGTGGTAGTCTCGTTTTGTTACCTGTTAATGAAGTTTCCCACACCCTAGGAGATACAACAAGTTTGTGGAGATCAAAGAAAGGCTCGCACTTGCTATGTCTCTTccatgaaaagaaagaagaaagatgagaCCCTATCAATTACTGAGAAAGCCATACATAAGTCACTTTCTAAGCATGCTATATACAAACCTCAGTCAGTAGAAAAGCTAGAAACTATATAGTTGGGTGAGACTGAACCTGAAAAACTCGTTTATGTCAACTTGCAACTCTCGAAGGAAGCAAAAAGGGAAATTGTAGAATGTTTAAAAGCTAATATGGATATATTTGCCTAAACTCTAGCTGGCATGCCAAGGATCAGCTCGAATGTAATTTGTCATCACTTAAACGTCAATCCACAATTCAAGCTTGTTCATTAAAAGAAGCGAAATATCACCCCTGACAAGTTACTGGCATTGGAAGAAGAGGTAGACAAACTATTGGAGGTTGGTTTAATCTGGGAGGTACAATATCCTAACTGGTTAGTAAATGTCGTGGTGGTGAAAAATCCCGACGGGAAGCGACAAGTGTGTGTCAACTTCACCAACCTTAATAAAGGTTGCCCGAAAGATTTGTATCCCTTACCTCGAATCGACCGATTAGTGGACGAGACGTCAAGATATCAATTGTTGATTTTCCTTAATGCCTTTTCAGGataccaccaaataatgatgtaccctAAGAAACAATCTCTTTTATTTCAAAGAAAGAGACATATTACTATAAGGTCATGTCTTTTGGATTGAAAAACATTAGAGCTATATACCAAAACATGATGAATAAGGTGTTCAAAAACCTATTAGGTAATATGATGGAAGCATATGTCGACGATATGATTGTAAAAAGTTTGAAAGAAGAGTCCCATGTTAAGAAGTTGACTCATCTGTTTAGAGTTCTCCAATAGTACAATGTGCAGTTAAACCCCATGAAGTGTGTGTTCGGGCCTTAGCCAATTGTTGTCTAAGTTAGTCGAGAGGGGCCTCCCATTTCTGCAAACACTAAGGGTTAAAAAGGGATTTGAGTAGACGGGCGAGTGCTAGAAATCCTTCAAAAAAATGAGCATCTAAAAGAGGTCCCCTTTTGACGCAACTAAGAACGGGAGAATCTTTATTCATGTATCTAAGAGTGAGTAACAAAGTCGTAAGTGCTGCGTTGATAAGGAGGAAGGGCCAAATTGATCATCCAGAGTACTATATCAGCAAAACCCTACAACGAGCAGAGAAGTCAACTTTGGTCAGAgtttcaaatttattataaatttcaattttatcaattCGCTTTCAATCTTAAAATCTATTGTAGTTACTGTTAAATTTCTACTAAGATTATGTCCTAATCGTTGGTTAAAATGCTCTTATTATTTTGGCCACTTCAAAAGTCACATTCTCGAGCGAACGACCAAACCAGAGCTTAAAACTTTACAAAAATAAGCTGCAACTTTAGGATAATCCAAAGCAGAAGACGACCACCACGctgattatttttttcattccatGCAGCGAAACCCAGTTCAAACTAGGACCCTCTCCCAACACCAAGTCAATCAAATTAACATCCCTCTTATTCCTAGGCCAAatataaaacacaaaaaaaaaaaaaaaggaaattgatTATCCACCTAAATTCAATTTAATACTAACTTCAAAATTAgggaaaataaatttagaagGCAATGGCAATTGAAGGTGGTCTCTTGAGGAAGCAGAACATGTGTTGTTTTCTGCAAGAGATGCAAAAGCGCATCGATGGAACATTTAACTAAGCTGTGTCCCCGAGTTCCAACAGTAGGGTATGGTTGACCGTATCAGCTACAGGGCCGGAAAACTGAATGGGACCTGCGACAAACAGATCAATAAAACATAAGCTGTTGCATGGTGGACAGAAGGGAAGACTAATTCATCAACCATTGGCAAGAAACCGGTCCAGCTATGCTAAAATCCGTAGGCTGATAAGAACGGACCAGTAAAATTCAGCTAAACCCAGACAAGAGTTCCCTGCTACTTGAAGGACGCTGGAAAGTCAAATTCAAAACATACCGGGACTGATGTATCGGTTGTTAAGCGCCCACTCTTCTCTCATGGATGCAAACTTTTTGAATGGTGCACCTGCAGCAATCATCATTTCATGTTAGGTCCTTGGTGTTTCACAAATAATAACACTGGTGTAATGGTTGTTAATTATTAGGATTCACTTTGTATTCAGCAAGGAATGCCAATGGAACAATCTGCAGCTGTTGTACTCTTtcagaagagaagagaagaggagaaaAGACAACACAAGGGGGCATAAAAAGAATTCTCACCGTCAAGCTCAACCATAGCCTTCTTTATCACAGGCTTAAATTTACctgaaaacaaaatcaaatttgggaaAGAGATTAAATAACTAAAGAtgtaacaaaatgaaaaatccaGGCAACAAACTCCATTTGTGAGCATTCATCTTAAAGAATCCAAATTTTCTGCATAGTAAAGCATGATTTTTAACATGTCCTAATAACAATTAAGGTGCCTATACCATGCCGCCTCTCCACATCCATTAACGAAGTCAGTGCAGTCCCACCTACAGTCCATTCTCCAACTGGAGCAGCCAAATTACCTACCTGAGAGTCACACTTGATTCAGTAAAGTTTGAATGCAAGGAAATAATCTTCAACTCTTAACCCAATATTAACAAAAACCTAGAATTACTGGCCTGAAGGATACAGAAACATAGTTATAAGAAGAATATCTAAAGCCTAAACAAAAAGAATACAGAATAGAAACACGGACTGAAGATATCAAGCCAGTTTTCCCAGAATGTAGGAGAGCTCCAGCAGCATAACCCAATGCATAACAATATGCAGAATCGAAGTTCGATGGCAAACCACATCTTCCTTCATAACTGCATATATGAAAACAGCATGGTCAACAACATGATCAGGCATCAGCATTGTTTTTCCCACAACTCAGCACATAAAAATTGCCGGAAGGCTTGAGGTCATCAATGACCCCAAGCAAATATTGTCAATGCCTATACATATACACGCTTAATTGGTGCAACACCCCGTATGTTACCAATAAAGCAGAAAGGATAAGATAAGTACCCAAAAAAGTGGGACTGCCCTTTGAACTGGCCTTTATATGTGCCCCTCTGCTTCCTCTGCTCCAATTCAGTCTCAACCATTTGAATAAGCATTTTTTCTGTTTCAATTTTGGCAACCTGGAAGCATAGTGTGAACCAGCACGACCATATTAGTATGAAGAAATAAAACAGAGAATTCATACAGATAACCGGTGACATTATATGAACCTGCACATTGCCGTGCGGATCTCTCTCAAGCATCAATTGTTCCTGGATTGCTGGAggtaaaaattcaaaaagttgCAAAGACTGGTCATTAAGTTTCTTTTTCCAAAGACCACCTTCATCTACAATGTCGTGAGCCAAAATTTCATTAAGTTCTGCAATGAGTTGCTGCACCTGCAATCAACAGTAAATCACAAAATCAACACATCAGTCACCAAAGACATATAACAATTACAGGTCAGCACCTGCAcataaaaacaaatacaaatttaaaaaaaaatggggttTTACCTCAGGAATGAAATCAATGAGGCCTTCGGGTATAAGTATCACACCATAGTTATAACCAAGTTCTGCACGATGGCAGATCACATTGGCAATGTAGTCTGTAACATTTTTTAATGTCAGCTTGTTTGCAGCAACCTGCAGCAAGATAAAAACATTGTGAAACAAAATCTATCCTGAACTTATTATTCTGCAAAATAATCTCACATGATTACAATAAATTTCAGTGAGAAGGTCAGACTTCTCATCCACGTACTTTAGAAACATATCCATGAAACAATATATGCAAGTACAATGTGAGGGACATTAGTCTTAAAGCACCACTAAGACTATTAAGTGGAAGTACCTCTTCTCCAATAAGGCTAATATTTGGATGAGTTTGTAAAGCACACTCCAACGTAATGTGTGAAGCAGCACGCCCCATTAGCCGTACAACTGCAAACAGAATTTAGATACCATTTATCCTTGCAAATATATGAATCATGCAAATAagacaattacaaaaaaaaaaaagtgaaataaaattaattgtagTTAAAACAAGGAATATCCAGTATTCTGACTACCATCCCAATTACA is from Diospyros lotus cultivar Yz01 chromosome 2, ASM1463336v1, whole genome shotgun sequence and encodes:
- the LOC127795458 gene encoding pyrophosphate--fructose 6-phosphate 1-phosphotransferase subunit beta, whose product is MASVMAANGGQSHAPVTGRFAAVYSEVQNSRIDHALPLPSVLGKPFKMVNGPRSSAAGNPDEIAKLFPCLFGQPPAMLVPGESSDFPSGQILKIGVVLSGGQAPGGHNVISGIFDYLQDRCKGSTLYGFRGGPAGIMKCKYVVLTSEYIYPYRNQGGFDMICSGRDKIETPEQFKQAEETTLKLDLDGLVVIGGDDSNTNACLLAENFRRKNMKTRVIGCPKTIDGDLKCKEVPASFGFDTACKVYAEMIGNVMIDARSTGKYYHFVRLMGRAASHITLECALQTHPNISLIGEEVAANKLTLKNVTDYIANVICHRAELGYNYGVILIPEGLIDFIPEVQQLIAELNEILAHDIVDEGGLWKKKLNDQSLQLFEFLPPAIQEQLMLERDPHGNVQVAKIETEKMLIQMVETELEQRKQRGTYKGQFKGQSHFFGYEGRCGLPSNFDSAYCYALGYAAGALLHSGKTGLISSVGNLAAPVGEWTVGGTALTSLMDVERRHGKFKPVIKKAMVELDGAPFKKFASMREEWALNNRYISPGPIQFSGPVADTVNHTLLLELGDTA